One Pseudopipra pipra isolate bDixPip1 chromosome 26, bDixPip1.hap1, whole genome shotgun sequence DNA window includes the following coding sequences:
- the LOC135403029 gene encoding heat shock protein 30C-like produces MLCRMHLAPFASSSLASRLGTVRTLWPHAETIFTELQQEMEKAREFMSSFEQLLSNHGAIAAERAPSTSTTLAQGSGDGFSVCQDVKNFAPEQLSVKVVGRKVVLVGQKETQNVDEKGSFSYKYEVLKREWDVPEEVDAEALTCSLSKDGQLRIEAPKLALPAAPERNVPIQVSPAAPQPGPASEDEAANKAQV; encoded by the coding sequence atgctTTGCCGGATGCACCTCGCACCATTCGCCTCCAGCTCCCTGGCCAGCCGTCTGGGCACGGTGAGGACCCTCTGGCCACACGCAGAGACCATCTtcactgagctgcagcaggagatggagaAAGCTCGGGAGTTCATGAGCAGCTTCGAGCAGCTTCTGAGCAACCACGGAGCCATCGCAGCGGAGCGTGCCCCGAGCACCAGCACGACCCTGGCCCAGGGCTCCGGGGACGGCTTCTCCGTCTGCCAGGACGTGAAGAACTTCGCTCCCGAGCAGCTGTCGGTGAAGGTGGTGGGCAGGAaggtggtgctggtggggcagAAGGAGACACAGAACGTCGACGAGAAGGGCTCCTTCTCCTACAAGTACGAGGTGCTGAAGCGGGAGTGGGACGTGCCCGAGGAGGTGGACGCCGAGGCGCTGACCTGCTCCCTGTCGAAGGACGGGCAGCTCCGCATCGAGGCCCCCAAGCTGGCCCTGCCGGCTGCTCCGGAGAGGAATGTGCCCATCCAGgtcagccctgcagccccacagcctgGACCAGCCTCTGAGGACGAAGCTGCCAACAAAGCCCAGGTGTAA
- the RAB5C gene encoding ras-related protein Rab-5C, whose translation MAGRGGAARPNGPAAGNKICQFKLVLLGESAVGKSSLVLRFVKGQFHEYQESTIGAAFLTQTVCLDDTTVKFEIWDTAGQERYHSLAPMYYRGAQAAIVVYDITNTDTFVRAKNWVKELQRQASPNIVIALAGNKADLATKRAVDFQDAQTYADDNSLLFMETSAKTAMNVNEIFMAIAKKLPKNEPQNAPGGPGRNRVVDLQESSQPSRSQCCSN comes from the exons ATGGCAGGTCGAGGTGGGGCTGCCCGACCGAATGGACCAGCTGCTGGGAACAAAATCTGCCAGTTTAAACTTGTTCTCTTGGGCGAGTCGGCGGTGGGGAAGTCCAGCCTGGTCCTGCGCTTCGTGAAGGGGCAGTTCCACGAGTACCAGGAGAGCACGATCGGAG ctgccttcCTAACACAGACAGTGTGTCTGGATGACACAACGGTGAAGTTTGAGATCTGGGACACGGCAGGGCAGGAGCGGTACCACAGCCTGGCCCCCATGTACTACCGGGGGGCCCAGGCAGCCATCGTGGTCTACGACATCACAAACACA GACACATTTGTACGAGCCAAGAATTGGGTGAAAGAGTTGCAGAGGCAGGCTAGCCCCAATATTGTAATTGCACTAGCAGGAAACAAGGCAGACCTTGCTACCAAGAGAGCTGTGGACTTCCAG GATGCACAGACGTATGCAGATGACAACAGCTTGCTGTTCATGGAGACGTCGGCAAAGACAGCGATGAATGTGAATGAAATCTTCATGGCAATAG CCAAGAAACTGCCAAAAAATGAACCCCAGAATGCTCCTGGTGGCCCAGGCAGGAATCGGGTGGTGGACCTTCAGGAGAGCAGCCAGCCGAGCAGgagccagtgctgcagcaaCTGA
- the DHX58 gene encoding ATP-dependent RNA helicase DHX58 has protein sequence MELRGYQREAAAPALRGRNSIVWLPTGAGKTRVAVHVCRRHLESRRGGKVAVLVNKVHLVDQHVEKEFHTLQDTFKVTSISGDTSHKVFFAYLVKKSDVVICTAQILQNALVSTEEDMHVDLTDFSLLVIDECHHTHKDSVYNKIMLRYLQGKLSGQQDLPQVLGLTASPGTGGATSFEGAVEHILQICANLDTEKITSAQEEVQQLQSHIPQPRKQYDLFQERAQDPFGDRLKKVMEQIHQYMEMPHSSQDFGTQIYEQRVVELEKRASEMFCRKTRACALHLRKYNDALLINDTVRTVDAFQCLQQFYSTERDAKDPTEQFLTTMFEENREILQALAGDQRYENPSLGKLEEILRDHFQPLGASRGIVFTKTRQSAYSLLSWLQGTATLHGQHIRAAVLTGAGYSNQTRHMTQNEQQDVIKQFREGALNLLFSTSVAEEGLDIPECNIVVRYGLMTNEIAMMQARGRARAENSVYSVLAKASSKEVSRELLNEDLVKLMERAIQEVQAMPEQEYRQKIRELQRVAVATWLMKEARISERRQLHDPDAVYLHCVSCGTAVCRGSDIRTVEGIHHVNVNPNFGLYYRVSSGKIQFQRTFKDWEPGCRISCSECSQDWGMEMLYRQVKLPILSIKNFVVKTPAEKRRYKKWSAVTFPIKEFDYLEYCSDTQGLSF, from the exons ATGGAGCTCCGCGGGTACCAGCGGgaggcggcggccccggccctgcgtGGCCGCAACAGCATCGTCTGGCTGCCCACGGGCGCCGGCAAGACCCGCGTTGCCGTCCACGTCTGCCGTCGGCATCTGGAGAGCCGGCGGGGCGGCAAGGTGGCCGTGCTGGTCAACAAG GTGCACCTGGTGGACCAGCACGTCGAGAAGGAGTTCCACACACTGCAGGACACCTTTAAGGTAACGTCCATCAGCGGAGACACCAGCCACAAGGTCTTCTTTGCCTACCTGGTGAAGAAGAGTGATGTTGTCATCTGCACAGCCCAGATCCTGCAGAATGCACTGGTCAGCACTGAAGAGGACATGCACGTGGACCTGACAG ATTTCTCACTGCTGGTGATAGACGAGTGCCATCACACACACAAGGACTCTGTCTACAACAAGATCATGCTGAGATATCTGCAGGGCAAGCTCAGTGGACAGCAGGACCTGCCACAAGTCCTGGGGTTGACAGCATCccctggcactgggggggcAACCTCCTTCGAGGGGGCTGTAGAGCACATCCTGCAG ATCTGTGCCAATTTGGACACTGAGAAGATCACGTCGGCACAGGAGgaggtgcagcagctgcagagccacaTCCCGCAACCCAGGAAGCAGTATGACCTGTTCCAGGAGAGAGCACAG gaccCCTTTGGCGACCGGCTGAAGAAGGTGATGGAGCAGATCCATCAGTACATGGAGATGCCTCACTCATCACAGGACTTCGGCACGCAGATTTACGAGCAGCGCGTTgtggagctggagaagagag cCTCGGAGATGTTTTGCCGCAAGACTCGGGCGTGTGCCCTGCACCTGCGCAAGTACAACGACGCTCTGCTGATCAATGACACCGTGCGGACGGTCGACGCCTTCCAGTGCCTCCAGCAGTTCTACAGCACTGAGAGGGATGCAAAGGACCCCACCGAACAGTTCCTCACCACCATGTTTGAGG AGAACAGGGAGATCCTGCAGGCGCTTGCTGGGGACCAGCGCTATGAGAACCCCAGCCTAGGCAAGCTGGAGGAGATCCTGCGGGATCACTTCCAGCCCCTGGGTGCTTCTCGTGGCATTGTCTTCACCAAGACACGGCAGAGTGCCTACAGCCTGCTCAGCTGGCTGCAGGGCACGGCCACGCTCCACGGGCAACACATCAGGGCCGCTGTCCTCACCGGTGCTGGCTACAGCAACCAGACCAGGCACATGACACAG AATGAACAGCAAGATGTGATCAAGCAGTTCCGTGAGGGAGCCCTCAACCTGCTCTTCTCCACCAGCGTGGCCGAGGAGGGCCTGGACATCCCTGAGTGCAACATTGTGGTCCGCTATGGGCTGATGACCAACGAGATCGCCATGATGCAG GCCCGGGGCCGTGCCCGTGCTGAGAACAGTGTCTATTCCGTCCTCGCCAAAGCCAGCAGCAAAGAGGTGTCCCGAGAGCTGCTCAACGAGGACCTGGTGAAGCTCATGGAGAGGGCAATCCAGGAGGTGCAAGCCATGCCTGAGCAGGAGTATCGCCAAAAG ATCCGGGAGCTGCAGCGGGTGGCCGTAGCCACCTGGCTGATGAAGGAGGCCAGGATCAGCGAGCGGCGGCAGCTGCACGACCCGGACGCTGTTTACCTGCACTGTGTCAGCTGTGGCACGGCCGTGTGCCGTGGCAGCGACATCCGCACCGTGGAGGGCATACACCACGTCAACGTCAACCCCAACTTCGG GTTGTATTACAGAGTTTCCTCTGGGAAAATACAGTTCCAGCGGACTTTTAAGGACTGGGAGCCCGGCTGCCGTATCTcctgcagtgagtgcagccag GACTGGGGGATGGAGATGCTGTACCGCCAGGTGAAGCTGCCCATCCTCTCCATCAAAAACTTTGTGGTGAAGACACCGGCAGAGAAGAGGAGGTACAAGAAGTGGAGTGCAGTGACATTCCCCATCAAGGAGTTCGACTACCTGGAGTACTGCTCTGACACTCAAGGCCTGTCCTTCTAG
- the KAT2A gene encoding histone acetyltransferase KAT2A, translated as MAEPEAAQPGRPPPGPGTGTAAAAGGSGVAAGGAGSSDPARPGLSQQQRASQRKAQVRGFPRGKKLEKLGVFSACKANDACKCNGWKNPNPPTAPRMDLQQPVTNLSEPCRSCGHTLADHVSHLENVSEEEINRLLGMVVDVENLFMSVHKEEDTDTKQVYFYLFKLLRKCILQMSQPVVEGSLGSPPFEKPNIEQGVLNFVQYKFSHLPPKERQTMYELSKMFLLCLNYWKLETPSQFRQRSQNDDVATYKVNYTRWLCYCHVPQSCDSLPRYETTHVFGRSLLKSIFTVTRRQLLEKFRVEKDKLVPEKRTLILTHFPKFLSMLEEEIYGENSPIWEADFTVPATEGAQLVSRPAAVSTVAVPTTPLFSKKLSSSSSAASLDASAPEPLPGEKRKLPESLTLEDAKRIRVMGDIPMELVNEVMLTITDPAAMLGPETSLLSANAARDETARLEERRGIIEFHVIGNSLSQKSNKKILMWLVGLQNVFSHQLPRMPKEYITRLVFDPKHKTLALIKDGRVIGGICFRMFPTQGFTEIVFCAVTSNEQVKGYGTHLMNHLKEYHIKHNILYFLTYADEYAIGYFKKQGFSKDIKVPKSRYLGYIKDYEGATLMECELNPRIPYTELSHIIKKQKEIIKKLIERKQAQIRKVYPGLTCFKEGVRQIPIESVPGIRETGWKPLGKEKGKELKDPDQLYNTLKNLLAQIKTHPSAWPFMEPVKKSEAPDYYEIIRFPIDLKTMTERLKNRYYVTKKLFIADLQRIITNCREYNPPDSDYCKCANTLEKFFYFKLKEGGLIDK; from the exons ATGGCGGAGCCGGAGGCCGCGCAGCCCGGGCGGCCCCCGCCGGGTCCGGGCACGGGAacggcggcagcggcggggggAAGCGGCGTAGCGGCGGGAGGAGCGGGGTCCAGCgacccggcccggcccgggctgagccagcagcagcGGGCGAGCCAGCGCAAGGCGCAGGTGCGGGGGTTCCCCCGCGGGAAGAAGCTGGAGAAGCTGGGGGTCTTCTCGGCTTGCAAG GCCAACGACGCCTGCAAGTGCAATGGCTGGAAGaaccccaacccccccacagccccccgcATGGACCTGCAGCAGCCGGTGACCAACCTGAGCGAGCCCTGCCGGAGCTGTGGGCACACACTGG CGGACCACGTGTCCCACCTGGAGAACGTCTCAGAGGAGGAGATCAACCGTCTGCTGGGCATGGTGGTGGATGTGGAGAACCTCTTCATGTCCGTGCACAAGGAAGAGGACACGGACACCAAGCAGGTGTATTTCTACCTGTTCAAG CTGCTGCGAAAGTGCATCCTGCAGATGAGCCAGCCTGTGGTCGAGGGGTCCCTGGGGAGCCCTCCCTTTGAGAAACCAAACATTGAGCAG ggAGTCCTGAACTTTGTGCAGTACAAGTTCAGCCACTTGCCGCCCAAGGAGCGCCAGACCATGTACGAACTCTCCAAGatgttcctgctctgcctcaACTACTGGAAGCTGGAAACGCCGTCACAGTTCCGGCAGCGCTCCCAGAACGACGACGTGGCCACCTACAAAGTCAACTACACCAG GTGGCTGTGCTACTGCCACGTGCCACAGAGCTGTGACAGCCTGCCCCGCTACGAGACCACCCACGTCTTTGGGCGCAGCCTCCTTAAGTCCATCTTCACGGTCACCCGCCggcagctgctggagaagtTCCGTGTGGAGAAGGACAAGCTGGTGCCAGAGAAGCGGACACTGATCCTCACCCACTTCCCCAA GTTCCTCTCCATGCTGGAGGAGGAGATCTACGGCGAGAACTCTCCGATCTGGGAGGCCGATTTCACGGTGCCAGCCACAGAGGGTGCCCAGCTGGTGTCTCGCCCAG CTGCAGTCAGCACTGTTGCCGTGCCCACCACTCCGCTCTTCAGCAAgaagctcagcagcagcagctcggCTGCCAGCCTGGATGCCAGTGCACCGGAGCCCCTGCCAG gggagAAGCGGAAGCTGCCCGAGAGCCTGACACTGGAGGATGCCAAGCGGATCCGTGTCATGGGAGACATCCCCATGGAGCTGGTGAACGAGGTCATGCTGACCATCACGGACCCTGCTGCCATGCTGGGCCCCGAG ACCAGCCTGCTGTCGGCCAACGCGGCGCGGGACGAGACGGCGCGGCTGGAGGAGCGGCGCGGCATCATCGAGTTCCACGTCATCGGCAACTCCCTCTCACAGAAGTCCAACAAGAAGATCCTGATGTGGCTGGTGGGGCTGCAGAACGTCTTCTCGCACCAGCTGCCCCGCATGCCCAAGGAGTACATCACTCGCCTCGTCTTTGACCC GAAGCACAAGACCCTGGCACTGATCAAGGATGGCCGAGTGATCGGGGGGATCTGCTTCCGCATGTTCCCCACCCAGGGCTTCACGGAGATTgtcttctgtgctgtcacctcCAATGAGCAAGTGAAG GGCTATGGGACGCACCTGATGAACCACCTGAAGGAGTACCACATCAAGCACAACATCCTCTACTTCCTCACCTATGCAGACGAGTACGCCATCGGCTACTTCAAAAAGCAG GGCTTTTCCAAGGACATCAAGGTCCCCAAGAGCCGCTACCTGGGCTACATCAAGGACTATGAGGGGGCGACCCTGATGGAGTGTGAGCTGAACCCTCGCATCCCCTACACTGAGCTCTCCCACATCATCAAGAAGCAGAAGGAG ATCATCAAGAAGCTGATAGAGAGGAAACAGGCACAGATCCGCAAGGTCTACCCAGGCCTCACCTGCTTCAAGGAAGGTGTGCGGCAGATCCCCATCGAGAGCGTCCCTGGCATCC GAGAAACAGGATGGAAACcactggggaaggagaaggg GAAGGAGCTGAAGGACCCGGACCAACTCTACAACACCCTGAAGAACCTCCTGGCCCAGATCAAG ACCCACCCCAGCGCGTGGCCCTTCATGGAGCCAGTGAAGAAGTCAGAGGCACCAGACTACTATGAAATCATCCGCTTCCCCATTG aCCTGAAGACCATGACCGAGCGCCTGAAGAACCGCTACTATGTCACCAAGAAGCTGTTCATCGCTGACCTGCAGCGCATCATCACTAACTGCCGCGAGTACAACCCACCCGACAGCGACTACTGCAAGTGTGCCAACACCCTGGAGAAGTTCTTCTACTTCAAACTCAAGGAAGGGGGGCTCATCGACAAGTAG
- the LOC135403028 gene encoding heat shock protein 30C-like: MLCRLHFMPPMSSSLFPWLGPIRTLWPHPGTLFAELEREMRLEMERAREFMSSVEQFLSTGSSPGRVGIAPSTSAALTQGSGDGFSVCQDVKDFAPEQLSVKVVGRKVVLVGQKETQSTDEKGSFSYKYEVLKREWDVPEEVDAEALTCSLSKDGQLRIEAPKLALPAAPERNVPIQMGPAVAQVAASAEDGAERAKA, encoded by the coding sequence ATGCTTTGCCGCCTGCACTTCATGCCGCCCATGTCCAGCTCGCTGTTCCCGTGGCTGGGACCCATCCGCACCCTCTGGCCTCATCCAGGCACCCTCTTCGCCGAGCTGGAGCGGGAGATGCGGCTGGAGATGGAAAGGGCTCGGGAGTTCATGAGCAGCGTCGAGCAGTTCctgagcactgggagcagccccgggcGGGTCGGCATCGCCCCGAGCACCAGCGCAGCCCTGACCCAGGGCTCCGGGGACGGCTTCTCCGTCTGCCAGGACGTGAAGGACTTTGCGCCCGAGCAGCTGTCGGTGAAGGTGGTGGGCAGGAaggtggtgctggtggggcagAAGGAGACGCAGAGCACGGATGAGAAGGGCTCCTTCTCCTACAAGTACGAGGTGCTGAAGCGGGAGTGGGACGTGCCCGAGGAGGTGGACGCCGAGGCGCTGACCTGCTCCCTGTCGAAGGACGGGCAGCTCCGCATCGAGGCCCCCAAGCTGGCCCTGCCGGCTGCTCCGGAGAGGAATGTGCCCATCCAGATGGGGCCGGCGGTGGCACAGGTAGCAGCCAGCGCTGAGGATGGAGCTGAACGGGCCAAGGCGTga